TGCTTCATCAGCCTGAGGAAATACGCGGGTAAATTCGAGATATTTACTGGCCGCATCCTCATATTTTTTTGTGGCAAAGAGCGCATCGGCGGCGTTAATGAGCGCCTCCCGCTTTTCCTGCGGATTTTGCAGCCGTTCATACGCTTTATCGTAATATCCCGCCGCTTCACCGTACCGATTCTGCCGCGCCAGACTCCAGGCTTTGCCCAGGAATGCGGTTGTTGTTCCGGTTTCATTGGTATGCGTCTCAAGATAATTTTGGAATTCCTGCTCCGCCTTGTCATTGGCACCCTTGTTGAGCAGTAATTGGGCTGTATCCAGCAATCCTTTACCCGCCAGAGGATCAGATACGTTTTCAACAAGCCATTGGTGCAACGTGGATAGTCCCTCATTAATCTGATCTTCTTCGATTAAAATCCGCACGTTCAAAAGGGCGGCACGATTCTTTATAGCCGGTCTGACAGCGAAGGCCGTCACATTGGTCAAAGCGGCCATGGCGTTGGTCCAGTGTTTCTGTTGTTCATAGACTCGGGCCAGTTCCAGCCAGCTTTCTCCGCGAATCGCCGGCAGTACCAGTGCATTGGTTGCCAACTGAGTAAAGGCCTCGGCCGCCGCATCAAATTTTAAATCCTCCGAGATCATTCGTGCCCGCCAGAGCTGCGCGCGCTGTGCCGTTTCACTGCCGGGATAGGTCTGTTCAATAATGTCGATGATGGCATTGCCCTTATCTCGATCGCCACGCTGGATATATAAACTGACAAGATCCAGCAGGTTTCCCGCGTTATCGGGCGTGTTATGATATTTATCATTAAAATCAAGCAGGGCGGCTTCGGCATCATTGAGCATGCCTTCCCGAATTAATGCACGGGCTTTGATCCGATCCACATCCATTTGAAGCTTAGGATCTTCCATGGGGATAGGGATGCGTTCTAAATCTGCTAAAGCCTGAACCGGATTATTCAACGCAAGTTGCGCTCTGCCGGACCAGAGCATGAGCAGCGTTTTTTGCGTGGGAGATGCCGCATCCCATTCGGCCTGCTGTACGGTGGATGTGACTGCGGCATATTCCTGCTGCCGGTAGAGTGCTTCTGAAAGGAATATATAGCCATTTATTTTATCTGGATCGGTAGGTACACGGGTCACATATTCGCGTAAATATGTTTCAGCATGGTCGTACAGGCCGTCTTGCAGGGAGGCCCGTCCTTTGGTCAATAAGGCTTCCAGTTGCTCGGCCTGCCGGCCAAACATGGCCATGCCTGTGCTGGCCGACATGAGCAGACCGAACAGGATAAAAAAGGCCATCCTGCGTTGTAAAATACCTACCTGTGAATCCGACATGATAAATCCAAATTAGCAATTGTGGCGCTACGTTCCAAACAGTGCAATAAAGCTGTGTTTATCTCATATTTGCATATGATGTAAATATTAATTGAAGGGCAACAACAACAGCAAAGGACGCCGCTTCAGAATGCGACGTCCTTTTGTTATAGGAATAAAAGACGAATACAGCACAATCAGTGCGGTATCAGTCCGTATCCGATCAGATGGTACGACCTGCATTGATAAATGATATCACATCATCAGCCGCCGCTTTTCCATCCGCCATAGCGCGTACAACCAGGGACTGACCGCGAGCCATATCACCCGCCGAGAAGACCCCCGGCATGCTGGTCATATGCTGTGCATCCACTTTGATATTACTGCGAGCATCGCGCTCCAGTCCCAGTTCTTCCGCCAGAGGGTCGGGTCCGGGGCCGAGGAAGCCCATAGACAAAAGAACCAGATCGGCATCAATGGTGAATTCCGTCCCGGGTTTATCGACAGGAGTCATGCGTCCGTCTTTTTCAACCCATTCGATTTCTATACCGTGCAGTTTTCTCACCTGGCCGTCTTCATCGCCTTCCAGCGATTTCGTATTCACACACCAGCGGCGGATGCCACCCTCTTTGTGGCTGCTGGATACGCGATCAATACGCGGCCATAAGGGCCAGGGATTGTCTTCCGAACGATCTTCCGGTGCGCGAGGCATGATTTCCAGTTGGTAGACCTGCTTGGCACCCTGCCGCAGTGACGTGCCCAGGCAGTCCGACCCCGTATCACCACCACCGATAATCACGACATTTTTGCCCGTGGCCGAGACATCCTGTTCCGGAGTCAGTGGTTCGTCCATAAGACGCTTGTTTTGTGCACTGAGGAAATGCATGGCATAGTAGACCCCCTTCAGTTCTCTGCCCGGCACCTTTAAGTCGCGGGGAAGCTGCGTGCCACCGGTCATAACGATCGCTGCAAAACGTGTTTTCAGGTAATTGAAGGAAATATCTTTACCGACATTTACGCCGCATTCAAACCGGATACCTTCTTGTTTCATCAGATTAATCCGACGATCCACAATGGTTTTGTCCAGTTTGAAATTCGGGATGCCGTAACGCATCAGGCCGCCGGCACTGAGATCTTTTTCAAAGACGGTGACCATAAAACCCTTTTTATTCAGTCGTTCAGCGGCTGCCAGGCCGGCAGGGCCGGAGCCGATGACTGCGATATGTTCGGATCGGCGATGCTTGGGGGGCTGCGGTTTAACCCAGCCATTTTCGAATCCCTTTTCAATGATCATTTTTTCGATCTGCCGAATGGTTACCGGCTGGTCATTGATGCCCTTGACGCAGGAGCCTTCGCAGAGGGCCGGACAGATTCTTGCCGTGAATTCAGGGAACGGATGCGTGGAGAGAAGCAGTTTCAGTGCATCTTCCCAGCGTCCATCCATAACCAGTTCGTTGGTTTCCGGAACGATATTTGTCAATGGGCAGGCATATCCGTGACAGAACGGGGTTCCGCATGACATGCATCGCGATGCCTGTATAACCACTTCTCCTTCAGAGAGCATCTGCTCCACTTCGCGATAATCCTCCAGTCGTTCGCTTTTGCGACGATATCCGGGATCTCTGCGTTCGATATTTTTGTCATTTTTTGAAGCCATGAATAGAACTCCTTCTAGATTAGTTATTTTGCGGTGCGGTGCGCTCGACCGCTTCGTCTTCCTGACTCATCTTGCCCAGAACCCGTTTATATTCCATGGGGAACACTTTCAGGAAATAGGGCAGACAATCGTGCCAGTTTGCGAGAATATGGATTGCTTTTTTGCTGCCCGTATAGGTTACGTGCTTTTCAAGCATGGAGCGCAGTTCCCGTATATCAGCCTCTTCACTGAGCAGCTCAAGGTCAATCATATCGAGGTTGCAGCGCAAATCAAATGAGCCGGTTTCATCGTAAACATAGGCTATACCACCGCTCATGCCGGCACCAAAGTTTACCCCTGTGGGGCCAAGAATCACAACCCGTCCACCGGTCATATATTCACAGCCATGATCGCCCACGCCTTCAACCACCGCTTTGGCACCGCTGTTACGGATGGCAAAACGTTCTCCGACGCGTCCGTTTGCGTATACTTCACCAGACGTAGCACCGTAGAGCATGACGTTGCCGCCCACAATATTCTTCGCTGGATCAAACGTAACGCCCGCAAACGGTTTGAGAATGATTTTTGCGCCGGACAGTCCTTTGCCAATATAGTCGTTGGCTTCCCCTTCGAGAATGAACGTCATGCCCTTGGATGCGAATGCCGCAAAACTCTGTCCGGAAGACCCGGTGAAGTTAAACGTTATCGTATCATCAGGTAATCCGGCATTGCCATACTTCATGGCGATACGATTCGAAATAATCGTCCCGAAGGTTCGGTGACAATTTCGAATCGGATAGTTCACGACCACATGTTTGCCCGTTTCAATGGACTCTTCCACGAGCGGGAGCAGTTCGTAATCCAGCGCTTTTTCCAGACCGTGATCTTGGGATTTTGTGCATCGTATTTCTGAATCTGCGGCCTCCGGTTTGTAAAGAATGCGACTCAAATCCACCTTCTTCGATTTCCAGAAGGTAATCTCGTCATTTTTCTCCAGAAGGTCAACCCGTCCGACCAGCTCATCGATGGTACGTATACCCAGTTGCGCCATGATCTCGCGGACTTCTTCAGCGATGTACATCATGAAATTAATCACATGTTCCGGTTTGCCGGAGAAACACTTACGTAAACGTTCATCCTGGGTTGCCACACCGACAGGGCACTTGTTTGTATGACAGTCACGCATCATTACGCAGCCGCAGACCACCAGAGCCGTTGTTGCAAAACCAAATTCTTCCGCACCAAGCAGCGCACCGATCACGACATCGCGACCCGTTTTCAGACTGCCGTCTACCTGAAGACGTACACGGCTGCGTAATCCGTTCAGAACAAGCGTCTGCTGCGTTTCAGAAAGACCGAGTTCCCAGGGAACCCCGGCGTGTTTCATCGATGAAAGAGGGGACGCCCCTGTTCCACCGTCATAGCCGCTGATGAGAATCATGTCGGCATGCCCTTTGGCCACCCCTGCGGCCACCGTGCCCACACCGACTTCAGACACCAGTTTCACAGACACGCGACTGGTGGGACTGGCATTTTTCAAATCGAATATCAGCTGTGCGATATCCTCGATCGAATAAATATCATGATGGGGCGGGGGAGAGATCAGGGTCACGCCCGGTGTGGCATGACGAACGCGGGCAATCAGCTCATTTACTTTATGTCCGGGCAACTGACCGCCTTCACCCGGTTTGGCACCTTGTGCAATTTTGATCTGGATCTCATCGGAATGCGCAAGATATTCGGCGGTGACACCAAAACGTCCGCTGGCGACCTGTTTGATCGCACTGCACAGACTGTCGCCATTGGCCAGCGGTTTATAGCGCACAGGATCTTCTCCGCCTTCGCCGGAATTGCTTTTTCCACCCAGGCGGTTCATCGCTGTCGCCAGCGTCCAATGGGCTTCCGGACTGATGGATCCAAAGGACATCGCGCCGGTTACAAACCGCTTTACAATTTCACTGGCGGCTTCTACTTCCTCCAGCGGAATGGATTCCGTTTTCTTGAAGCGAAGCAGTCCACGTAAGGTTGTCTGCTGTTTGACCTGATCGTTGATGAGCTGTGTGTATTGTTTAAATTTACTGTAATCGGAAAAGCGGGTGGCCTGCTGCAGCAGACTGATCGTCTGCGGCGTCCAGAGATGACGCTCTCCGTCTGACCGGTAGGAATACTGACCGCCGGATGGCAGCACTTTCACCGAATCCATTTCCGTGCGATAGCTCATGTAGGCCTGATACCGCAGGTTGACTTCTTCTGCAATCTCATCCAGCCCAAGTCCTTGAATACGTGTGCTTGTTCCTTCAAAATAGGTTGAAACCACATCCTCATTCAGTCCGATACATTCAAAGACCTGCCCGCTGCGGTAACTGCGCAACGTGGAGATACCAATCTTGGACATCGTTTTCAAAATGCCTTTGCACAGGGCTTTGACGTAGTTTTCCATCGCTGTCTGCGGGGAAAGCGGTTTGCCAAGAATGGATTTCTGAGCCATATCAGTGATGCATTCAAAGGCCGCATAGGGATTAATTGCCGAGGCACCATAGCCCAGCAATAAGGCCATATGCATGACTTCGCGGGCTTCTCCGGTTTCCACCAGAATGCCGCTGCTTGTGCGCAGACGATGCCGCACCAAATGACGGTTGACGGCTGATACCGCCAGCATGGTTGGAATCGGCATCATATCATCATCAAGGTCTTTGTCCGTGAGTACGATGAGCCCGTGACCCGATTCAATAGCCTTTTGCGCCCGAGCACAAAGCTCTTCAAGTGCTTTTTCCAGTGCACGTCCCTGACCGCCGACGGGGAACTGCATTTTCAACCGTACACTCTGGAACCCTTCTTTTTCAAGAGAGCAGAGCCGAACCAGATCGTCGTTCGAAAGAATGGGGTGACGTAATTTAACGAGTCGCGCATGCCTTGGCACTTCCGCCAGAATATTATCTGCGCAGCCAATAAACGTCATCAGTGACATCACCAGTTCTTCGCGATAGGGGTCAATAGCGGGGTTGGTCACCTGCGCGAACAGCTGTTTGAAATACCAGTACAGCAGCTGCGGTTTCTCAGAGAGCACCGCCAGCGGCTGATCAGCACCCATAGAACCGATGGGTTCGGATCCATTTGCCGCCATAGGCTTGAGCAGTACATGCAAATCTTCGCGAGTGTAACCGAAGAGCTTCTGTGTTTCGAACAGTTTCTGGTCTGCGACTTTGAGCGGTGCCATAGAATTGAAGAAACCGTGAATCGTGATCTGATTTTCATCGACCCAGCGGCGATAGGGCTGATGCCGCGCCAACCGCATTTTCAGCTCCGTATCTTTCAGCAGCCGACGTTCATTTAAATCGACCAGCAGCATTTCACCGGGACGCAACGCCCCTTTTTCAAGGACGTCTCTCGGGTCAAGTTCCAGTACGCCCGCTTCCGATGCGAAAACCATGAATCCCGATTTTGTCACCGTATACCGCGCAGGCCGCAGGCCGTTGCGATCCAGCATCGCACCAATACGATGTCCGTCCGTAAATGCAACAGCCGCCGGGCCGTCCCATGGTTCCATAATGCCCGCATGGTATTCAAAAAAGCCGCGTAAGTCCGGTCCGATCGGATATTTATCGCCCCATGCCTGAGGAATCAGCATGGTTATGGCGTGTTCGATGGAGCGACCGCCATTGGTAATCAGTTCCAGTGCATTGTCCAGATTGGCTGAATCGCTGACACCATTTTCCAGCACGGGAAGAATCTTTTTGATATCACTGCCGAAGAGCGGCGATTCCAGATTGCGTTCACGTGAGGACATCCATTTACGATTTCCGCGCAGGGTGTTGATTTCCCCGTTATGAGCGAGATAACGGAAAGGCTGCGCCAGCTGCCATGCGGGAAAGGTGTTGGTACTGTATCGCTGATGTACCAGCACGAGCGCACTGTCCACCGTTTCGTCCATCAAATCAGGGTAGAATAATTCCACCTGATCCGGCATGAGCAGGCCCTTGTAAACAATCGTTCGGCATGACAGGCTGGTCACGTAGAACATGTCTGGTTCGGAGTAAAATAAAGCCGTGTCGCGCTCGGTCTGTTTGCGGATAATATACAGCTTGCGTTCCAGTTCTTCTTCATCCAGGCCTGTCCCGTCAATGAAGCACTGACGTATGAACGGCATTTCTTTTAATGCGATTTCACCGAGACAATCCGACTGGGTGGGCACGTCGCGCCAGCCAATGGTTTTTAACCCGGCCTGTGCGACAAATCCATCAATGGCATCACAGCATTTCTTTCTGGCATCTGCATCGTTGGGTAGAAAGAGCATGCCCACACCATACTGACCTGATGCCGGCAGTTCCCACTGCCGGGATGCGCAGAATTTGCGGAAAAAACGATCGGGTATCTGAAACAGCAGTCCGGCTCCGTCGCCCGTTTTATCATCTGCCCCAGTGGCTCCGCGGTGCAGCAGATTTTTTAAAACGGTGACACCCTGGCGCACCATCTCATGCGTTCTCTTGCCTTTGATATTGACAAGGAATCCCACTCCGCAGTTGTCATGTTCGTTGGCCGGATCGTACAGGCCTTGCTGGTCAGGGCGCTGTCGATATTCCAGTTCGTTTTGTTCTCCACTCATATTATTTCGCTCCATATTGTCTTCATTCGACGTATTTGTGTTTTAAATTCGTATTACAAAAGATCAATGCCTTCAGCAGCACATGCGTCGATCACGTCCTGCGGCCATACACCCACCTGTACTTCACCGATATGCCGCTTCTGCAACAGCAGCATACACAGGCGGGACTGACCGATCCCTCCGCCGATGGAAAGAGGCAGTATCCCGTTCAACAGCATCTGATGCCATGGCATTTCCGCACGTTCCGGACACCCGCGATATGCCAGCTGCGTGGTCATCGTGGCCGCATCCACACGAATACCCATGGAAGACAGTTCAAACCCGCGATCAAGCTGTGGATTCCACACCATGATGTCGCCATTTAATCCGTGATAACCTGCTGTCGATTCCGTGGTCCAGTCATCATAGTCAGGTGCCCGTCCGTCGTGGATGGTTCCATCGGCCAGTGGACCGCCGATACCGATGATGAACACGGCGCCAAATTCTTTGCATACGGCATTTTCGCGTTCTCTGGGGCTCAGCTCCGGAAAGCGGCGGAGCAGGTCTTCTGTATGCACAAAATGAATGGATTCCACCAGTTGTGGACGCAATCCAAAATCAGCACAAATTTTATTTTCTGTGTAACGGATGGTATCGTAAATGGTTCGTACCGTTTCTTTCAAATAATCAAGATTCCGATGTTCAGCGGAAATAACCTTTTCCCAGTCCCACTGATCCACATACGCACTATGGATTGCTGTATGTAAATTCTCTTCGTCAGGCCGAATGGCATTCATATCCGTATAAATACCGCGATCCACCTCAATATTATACCTGGAAAGGGCAAAGCGTTTCCATTTCGCCAGCGAATGAACGATTTGGTATTCTCCACCGTCTGCCTGACTGATTGTAAAAGATACCGGATGCTCAGTGCCATTTAAGTTGTCCTGAAACCCCGAATCGGCTCGGACAAAAAGCGGTGCCGAAACACGATTTAATCCTAACTGTTCTGCCAGTCTATCTTCGAAAACACGTTTGAGTTCCAGTACGGCCATTTCCGTCGTCAAAATATCCATAGAATTGTCTTCCCTGTATATGAATCAAGAGCATGGTCTTATTTCAGACCATGCTCCTGTTTTTATAAATAGTTTTATACAATAGTGTTATACAAGAAACATCATTTCTGCATAACTAGCCAGCGGCCAGAGTGCTTCAGGTACAACCGCCTCTAACTGGTCAACATACATACGTAATTCATCCATGCAAGAAGGAATTTCAGCTGTATTTTCATTGTAGAGGGTTTTATCCAGTTTCTTCGCCGCTTTGGATGCGTTATCAACCAGTTCGCACACGTTGGTCAGCAATAAACTGATCTCGCCCATGGGGCAGGAACCAACGGATTTAACACGATTGATCGTCTTCGCCAGATCCGACTGGAACCGAATGGCTGCAGGAAGCAGCAGCGTGCTAACCATCTGCAACGCACAGCGTGCTTCAATCTCCACCGTTTCATTGAACTTGGAACGATAAATTTCATACCGGGATTCCAGTTCACGTGGTGTCAGCACACCATATTTTTCATACATTTTACGCGTAGCATCTGTGGTGTATGCTTTGATGGCTTCCGGTGTTTTCTTCAGATTCGGCAGACCGCGAGATTCAGCGATCTGAACCCATTCTTCCGTGTAGTTGTCGCCATTGAACAGAATACGTTTGTGGTTACGCACAATATCCTGCAGCAGGGGCTGTAACACATCAGTAAGTGCTTTTCCTTCTGCCAGACCGGCTTCAATCCGGGTGCAGACCTCATCCAGCGATTCTGTCATGATGGTGTTCAGCACGGTACAGGCTTCGGAACAGTTCTGGTTTGAACCCACCGCGCGGAATTCAAATTTGTTCCCTGTGAATGCAAAGGGAGACGTGCGGTTGCGGTCGGTGGCGTCGCGAGGTAGCTGAGGCAGGGAATCGACACCGATTTCAATCACGCCGCCTTCTTTCGACGATTTGGCACCGCCCTGTTCGATCTGTTCAATGACATCAAACAGCTGTTCACCCAGGAAGATGGAAATAATCGCAGGAGGTGCTTCATTGGCACCCAGACGATGATCATTTCCGGCAGAAGCAACGGCTGCACGAAGCAGATCCGCGTGTTTATCCACCGCCATCATCAGCGTGCAGATGATGGTCAGGAATTTTGCATTATCATGCGGTGTTTTTCCCGGAGTCATCCAGTTTTTACCATCCGGTCCTGCAATCGACCAGTTGTTGTGCTTGCCCGAACCGTTTACGCCGGCAAAGGGTTTTTCATGCAGCAGGCAGACCAGACCGTTGCGTTCGGCGACTTCGCGCAGCACTTCCATGGTCACCATGTTGTGGTCAACAGCCAGGTTCAGTTCTTCAAAAACAGGAGCAATCTCAAACTGACCGGGACATACTTCGTTGTGGCGGGTTTTTGCCGGGATTCCTAAACGCCACAATTCGCTGTCAAGCTCAGACATGAACCGCAGAATGCGTGATTTGATTGCTCCAAAATAATGGTCTTCCATCTGCTGATGTTTCGACGGTTTGTTACCGAACAGTGTGCGACCCGTCTGCAGCAGATCCAGACGTGAAAGATAAAACTCGCGGTCGACCAGGAAGTATTCCTGTTCTGCACCAAGAGTGGCACTTGGAATCGTGGTGCATTCGACACCGAAAATCTTTGCCAGACGATTAATCTGTGTAGCAATGGCGGCCATTGAACGCATCAGCGGCGTTTTCATATCCAGTGCTTCCCCATGATAGCCGCAGAATACCGTCGGAATGCAGAGCGTGGCTCCGTCGCCATTAATGTCCTTGATGAAAGCCGGACTGGTCGGATCCCATGCCGTATAGCCTCGTGCTTCAAAGGTGGCACGCAATCCGCCGGAAGGGAAGCTGGATGCATCAGGCTCACCCTGAATCAGCTCCTTACCAGAAAACTGATAAACCACTCCGCCTTCACGGTCAGGCATAATGAATGAATCATGTTTTTCAGCCGTGGCGCCGGTCAAAGGCTGGAACCAATGAGTGAAATGCGTTGCACCACGTTCCAGTGCCCATGTTTTCATTGCTTCTGCGACTTCGTTGGCAATGGTGCCATCCAGTCCGTGACCTTCTGTGATGGTCGAAAGCAGTGAATTGTATGCTTCTTCCGATAAGTAGCTGCGCATGGTTTTGATATTAAATACATTTTCGCCGTAGTAATCTGACGGCATTAATACTTCAGATTCCATAATTTCCATCCTTATGTTCTAAGTGTCCCTATATCCGTTAAGCAATGGCGTTATATTGAGCTAATTTCGTGCCAAAATCAATGAAAATATATAAGTGTCGCTTGCTCAATGCATAAGGATGTGTCGCCATATTGATAATATTTCCTGATGAATACATATATGTAGTATGTGTATAATCTTTGAAACATTTTTGAATCATCAAACCCTTGTCGGCGATGTGCCGGCAACCACATGGTTGCGGCTGCGGTGTCTGTATGCTGCTACTATTGGGAGGGTGAGCATCTCAAAGGATTTGCCCCCCTTTTTAGTTGCTGTCATTCATCTGTTTTTGTACTTTACGACGCTCAATCTGACGACAAAAACCAACAAATTAAATGCGTTTAAGACATTCGTATGCGGGATGCTCTGATAACGACAGGGAGAAGACATGAGGCAGGAAACATGGTTTGCACCATCGATTTTGGCGGCTGATTTTGCACGTTTGGGCGAGGACGTGAATGCGGTTCTGGATGCTGGAGCCCACATCATTCATTTTGATGTTATGGATAATCATTATGTCCCCAATTTGTCCTTTGGTCCCATGGTCTGCAAGGCGTTGCGCAATTATGGTGTTAAAGCGCCTATTGATGTGCATCTTATGATTAAACCGGTAGATGGGCTGATTCCGATGTTCGCGGATGCCGGAGCCACGTATATAACCTTTCATCCCGAGGCCAGTGAGCATGTGCATCGCAGTATCCAGCTTATTCGCGATCTGGGATGCCGGCCGGGTCTGGTGCTGAATCCGGCGACGCCGCTGGATGTGCTTCAGTATACCCTGGACAGTATCGACATGGTTTTACTGATGTCCGTCAACCCCGGATATGGCGGCCAGAAATTTATTCCCGAAGTGCTAAAAAAAATAGGGGACGTGCGGAAGCTCATCGATGCTCAGGATCGGAATATCCGACTGGAGATCGATGGCGGCGTAAATGAAAACAATATCGGATTGATTGCCGCCGCAGGGGCGGATACTTTTGTAGCCGGATCGGCTATTTTCGGCAGCGATGATTATGGGAAGACGATGGAAAGAATGACCGGGGCGATACAGTCGGCAGCCAACGGGTAATGCGTGAAAGGCTTGAATGATATGAGCAGGACATATGAACAGTTAATGAAAAAATTAGGTC
The Spartobacteria bacterium DNA segment above includes these coding regions:
- a CDS encoding tetratricopeptide repeat protein; amino-acid sequence: MSDSQVGILQRRMAFFILFGLLMSASTGMAMFGRQAEQLEALLTKGRASLQDGLYDHAETYLREYVTRVPTDPDKINGYIFLSEALYRQQEYAAVTSTVQQAEWDAASPTQKTLLMLWSGRAQLALNNPVQALADLERIPIPMEDPKLQMDVDRIKARALIREGMLNDAEAALLDFNDKYHNTPDNAGNLLDLVSLYIQRGDRDKGNAIIDIIEQTYPGSETAQRAQLWRARMISEDLKFDAAAEAFTQLATNALVLPAIRGESWLELARVYEQQKHWTNAMAALTNVTAFAVRPAIKNRAALLNVRILIEEDQINEGLSTLHQWLVENVSDPLAGKGLLDTAQLLLNKGANDKAEQEFQNYLETHTNETGTTTAFLGKAWSLARQNRYGEAAGYYDKAYERLQNPQEKREALINAADALFATKKYEDAASKYLEFTRVFPQADEAPHVLYQYSECLAAHGDPQEALKKFQSVYTTYANSEQAQMALLRVAALQERMGNLDGAITSFNTLLSDYPSSSYAVKALHGRAIDQYRLGLFPEALEGFERVISEFPDDPHAEQAFYMKAWTLYLMNRTQEAVAICQDFISQYPQSQWSPDVLFWLGEYYYNAADYPAAENSFSNLNTQYSSTALADDALYWAGRAAAEDKQYLKAISYYNQLAQQYPTSARMAETRFAQGDALSSLGKYDGAILAFDEIIKNYNDSYLVILAHGRKGDCQFTLGAEDPKRYEEAIASYELVLNSGKATSELRLQALYKLGRCQEKTGRVDEAFKTYMDVVYDYMNEGNARTPNAAIWFTRSAFNAAAISEQQKRWKQAVAIYRRVVDAGVPAANEAKTKSQQIQFEHWVF
- a CDS encoding glutamate synthase subunit beta is translated as MASKNDKNIERRDPGYRRKSERLEDYREVEQMLSEGEVVIQASRCMSCGTPFCHGYACPLTNIVPETNELVMDGRWEDALKLLLSTHPFPEFTARICPALCEGSCVKGINDQPVTIRQIEKMIIEKGFENGWVKPQPPKHRRSEHIAVIGSGPAGLAAAERLNKKGFMVTVFEKDLSAGGLMRYGIPNFKLDKTIVDRRINLMKQEGIRFECGVNVGKDISFNYLKTRFAAIVMTGGTQLPRDLKVPGRELKGVYYAMHFLSAQNKRLMDEPLTPEQDVSATGKNVVIIGGGDTGSDCLGTSLRQGAKQVYQLEIMPRAPEDRSEDNPWPLWPRIDRVSSSHKEGGIRRWCVNTKSLEGDEDGQVRKLHGIEIEWVEKDGRMTPVDKPGTEFTIDADLVLLSMGFLGPGPDPLAEELGLERDARSNIKVDAQHMTSMPGVFSAGDMARGQSLVVRAMADGKAAADDVISFINAGRTI
- a CDS encoding glutamate synthase large subunit, with the translated sequence MSGEQNELEYRQRPDQQGLYDPANEHDNCGVGFLVNIKGKRTHEMVRQGVTVLKNLLHRGATGADDKTGDGAGLLFQIPDRFFRKFCASRQWELPASGQYGVGMLFLPNDADARKKCCDAIDGFVAQAGLKTIGWRDVPTQSDCLGEIALKEMPFIRQCFIDGTGLDEEELERKLYIIRKQTERDTALFYSEPDMFYVTSLSCRTIVYKGLLMPDQVELFYPDLMDETVDSALVLVHQRYSTNTFPAWQLAQPFRYLAHNGEINTLRGNRKWMSSRERNLESPLFGSDIKKILPVLENGVSDSANLDNALELITNGGRSIEHAITMLIPQAWGDKYPIGPDLRGFFEYHAGIMEPWDGPAAVAFTDGHRIGAMLDRNGLRPARYTVTKSGFMVFASEAGVLELDPRDVLEKGALRPGEMLLVDLNERRLLKDTELKMRLARHQPYRRWVDENQITIHGFFNSMAPLKVADQKLFETQKLFGYTREDLHVLLKPMAANGSEPIGSMGADQPLAVLSEKPQLLYWYFKQLFAQVTNPAIDPYREELVMSLMTFIGCADNILAEVPRHARLVKLRHPILSNDDLVRLCSLEKEGFQSVRLKMQFPVGGQGRALEKALEELCARAQKAIESGHGLIVLTDKDLDDDMMPIPTMLAVSAVNRHLVRHRLRTSSGILVETGEAREVMHMALLLGYGASAINPYAAFECITDMAQKSILGKPLSPQTAMENYVKALCKGILKTMSKIGISTLRSYRSGQVFECIGLNEDVVSTYFEGTSTRIQGLGLDEIAEEVNLRYQAYMSYRTEMDSVKVLPSGGQYSYRSDGERHLWTPQTISLLQQATRFSDYSKFKQYTQLINDQVKQQTTLRGLLRFKKTESIPLEEVEAASEIVKRFVTGAMSFGSISPEAHWTLATAMNRLGGKSNSGEGGEDPVRYKPLANGDSLCSAIKQVASGRFGVTAEYLAHSDEIQIKIAQGAKPGEGGQLPGHKVNELIARVRHATPGVTLISPPPHHDIYSIEDIAQLIFDLKNASPTSRVSVKLVSEVGVGTVAAGVAKGHADMILISGYDGGTGASPLSSMKHAGVPWELGLSETQQTLVLNGLRSRVRLQVDGSLKTGRDVVIGALLGAEEFGFATTALVVCGCVMMRDCHTNKCPVGVATQDERLRKCFSGKPEHVINFMMYIAEEVREIMAQLGIRTIDELVGRVDLLEKNDEITFWKSKKVDLSRILYKPEAADSEIRCTKSQDHGLEKALDYELLPLVEESIETGKHVVVNYPIRNCHRTFGTIISNRIAMKYGNAGLPDDTITFNFTGSSGQSFAAFASKGMTFILEGEANDYIGKGLSGAKIILKPFAGVTFDPAKNIVGGNVMLYGATSGEVYANGRVGERFAIRNSGAKAVVEGVGDHGCEYMTGGRVVILGPTGVNFGAGMSGGIAYVYDETGSFDLRCNLDMIDLELLSEEADIRELRSMLEKHVTYTGSKKAIHILANWHDCLPYFLKVFPMEYKRVLGKMSQEDEAVERTAPQNN
- a CDS encoding aspartate--ammonia ligase; protein product: MDILTTEMAVLELKRVFEDRLAEQLGLNRVSAPLFVRADSGFQDNLNGTEHPVSFTISQADGGEYQIVHSLAKWKRFALSRYNIEVDRGIYTDMNAIRPDEENLHTAIHSAYVDQWDWEKVISAEHRNLDYLKETVRTIYDTIRYTENKICADFGLRPQLVESIHFVHTEDLLRRFPELSPRERENAVCKEFGAVFIIGIGGPLADGTIHDGRAPDYDDWTTESTAGYHGLNGDIMVWNPQLDRGFELSSMGIRVDAATMTTQLAYRGCPERAEMPWHQMLLNGILPLSIGGGIGQSRLCMLLLQKRHIGEVQVGVWPQDVIDACAAEGIDLL